From Lewinellaceae bacterium:
CGTTCTTCGCTACTTTGAGCACCACTTCGAGCTCGTAGTGCAGGTCTTTGGTGAATTCGGGGTAGTACAACGGCTTGTTGCTGGCCAGCAGGGCCGAGGAGGGCTTCAGGAAGACGACCGGCCGGGAGGGGACGGGGTTGTTGAGTTCTTTGGCGTGTTCGGCGTAGTTGCGGCCGATGCAGATGATTTTCATGGTTAGATGGTTAGATGGTTAGATGGTTGGCTCGGGTGGGGCTTGGGTGATGGTTAGATGGTTGGCTCGGGTGGGGCTTGGGTGATGGTTAGATGGTTGGCTCGGGCGGGGCTTGGGCGATGGTTAGATTGTTGGCTCGGGCGGGGCTTGGGTGATGGCTTGTTGACTTGTAGGGGAAGCCATCCAGCCATCCAGCCATCCAGCCATTCAGCCATCCATCCATCCAGCCAGCCATCCAGCCATTCAGCCATCCATCCATCCATCCAGCCAGCCATCCATCCATCCATCCATCCATCCAGCCATCCATCCATCCAGCCATCCAGCCATCCAGCCATCCAGCCATCTACCCCATCAAAACCTCACATTCTGCAACCCTGTCAATTCCTTCACCTCCCTCACTGTCTCCTGCGCCCGTTTCCTGATCTCCGCCGAAGAAGCCTTGACCTGATTTTTCACCTCTTTTTTATTAGCCGTCAGTTCCGCTTTGCGTTCTCGGAAAACGCCGCTGATCTCCGCCAGGGCGTCGGCGACGGCGTCTTTGAGGTCGACGTACTTCAACTCGCCGGCCCGGTAGGCAGCCATCAGCTGGCCGTGCGTTTCCTTTTTTTCGGCGGCATCGAGCAGCAGGAACAGGTTTTCCACGCCGGGGCTCATCTCTCCTTCCGGCGTATCGCCCGTGTCGGTAACGGCGGAACGGACCTGTTTGCGCAGGCGCTGCTCTTCTTCGAAGACGTTGATGTAATGCTTGGGGCCCAGGCTCTTGCTCATCTTGCGCTCGGGGTCAGCCGTAGAGCGCACTTTGAGCACTTTGGTGAACAACGGCTCCGGCAGGATGAAGTACTCCTTGCCAACCTGGTTGTTGAAGCGCTGCGCAATATTGCGGGTCAACTCCAGGTGCTGTTCCTGGTCTTTGCCAATGGGCACGTAGTCGGCCCGGTAGATGAGGATATCGGCTGCCTGCAACACCGGGTAATCGAACAAGCCGGCGGAGATGAAGCCGTCGCCGCTGTCGCCCGCGCTTTGCGCGCTCTTGTCCTTGAACTGCGTCATGCGGGTGAGCGGGCCGTAGGAAGTGAAACAGTTCAGTATCCAGCACAGCTCGGCATGTTCCGGGACCAGCGACTGAATGCACAGGTTTTCGGCCCGGACGCCGGTGGCCAGCAGGTTGAAAATGAGATCCCAGGTATTTTCGCGCAGCTTCCTGGGGTCGTAAGGCATGGTCATGGCGTGGTAATCCACCACCGTATAGACGCAATCGTATTTTTCCTGCAAATCTACCCAGTTCTTCACCGCCCCGAAGTAGTTGCCAAAATGCATGTGCCCCGTAGGCTGAATACCGGAAAGCACCCGTTTCTTCTGTTCCATCGAAGGTGTCGTTTTACAAAGTTTCTATACTAATTCGGGCGTAAGAGCTTGTTGGGGAATTATCTTTCGGGCTGAAATCGCCAAAAACAATTCCCCAACAAGCTCTAAACCCCAAAGTTCCCGCGAAGATATAATTTATTGGAGAAATGGCGCGAAGCTTCCGTGCCGAAAGCGGCCAACTTCCACCATATCGGAAGGCGCTTAAACGAGGCCTTTGAGGGATATTCGCCAAAACGCCCGAAGTCTAATACTACTTTGGAACTTTAGATCTACCCTGAAATATTACGCTCCTCCGGAGCTTCTCGTAAGGTTATGCATTTCGATTCTACCAACATCAGCGCCCCGCTGGGGCTATGTCGAGCCTGTTGAAAGGGCCGGAGGGCCGAAAATGTCGGTAGGATCAGGCTGTAAACCTTATTCAGGACGATCCTTTAACCTGTCAACCAATTTCAGGACGGCACACACCGTACACCCCCGTACACCGTACACCCCCGTACACCGTACACCGTACACCCCCGTCCACCGCCCGTCCCCCCCTACCCTTTCCCCCCAAAGAACCAGGACAGATACCGGTTGGCTTCGTCGTAGAGCAGCCCTTCCCGCTCGTCGAGCAGTTCGAGGGTGGCCGGGATGGCGTTCCAGTCTTCGTCCAGCCAGTATTCCAGCTTGCCTTTGATGAAAATAAAGCGGGAGAAAGGCTGGGAGACAAAAAACAGGTCAGGGCCGCCGAAGTAGAAGGTGGAATGCCGCGTCATGGCGCCGGAATCATCCGGCTCGGTGACCAGCAGCTTGACCGCCTTTTCGTTTTCCATCCACAATTTCATAATGCGGGGTTCCTCCTGCCCTTCTTCCAGCGGAAAGGCGTCGACGATGGGTTCCTGTACCGCCAGCCGTTCTTCCAGAGAACCGATGATCTCCTTCACCCGTTCGGTGACGCGCACGGCCAGCTCCGCCTCGGAGCCGACGTCCTTAAAATCATCCTGGGCAAACAAGGGAAAGTTGCAGGCCATTGTGGCGGCCAACGACAAAAGCAGGGTGGAAAACGGTGATCTTTTCATAGCTGTAGTGGTTTGTTATCTGGTTAATTTACTGAGGGGTGGGCATAATGCCAATTTTAGGCTTTGATCCACCCCCTAACCCCCGTGTCTTGCGACGTTAATTTGGGGTTTTAAAATCGCCACTAAGTTATATCCAAGTTCTTTGACACCAATGCAAAATCCTTGATTTCCTTTTCGGTAGGGATGCCCACGTTCGAAGCCTTTAACAGGGTGCCATCGTTTTTTCTAAACAGCCACTGCGCCTCTAAGGGGTCGAAGGTTACGGTTACGGTTTCCTTCGCAAACCTTGTACCTATATATATCCAATTGCTAAACATCTTGACTTGGCCATTATCCTTGACGGAGCGTTGCCATGCTTGCCGGCTGAGGTAAGCATATACCCGCTCCATGTCAAAAAGCTCCGGGCTGTATGGGCGTGGGTTGTTTATCAGCCCTGGGTAAAGCTCTATGCGAGCCTTGTACTTTTTGGATGGGATCCGGTAGTGGTTCCTCTGGAATTCGCTTTCTTCGTCCAGCCGTTGCTGGAGAGCTTCCTTGTCGGGTTGGCTGGCTGGGTTGGACCAGCTGTTCATGACGCCCTGCGAACACTCTACCGCGCCGTTTTGCTCTGGGCATTTCGGAGTGTTCTGTATGACGTTGACCCCCAAGCCTACCCACCACAGTTTAGCCAAGGTGGGCACGTCCCGGCTTTTAGGGTTAACGAAGGGCTGGCCGTTGTCTATTTTTATGTTTTCCGGCAACCCCCAACGCCCAAAGCAGCCATTGACTGCCTGCACAGCGGCTTGCCCGTCCATCTGTGCGACGGTGCGGCAAGGCTGTACGCTGGCTTTGAGGTGGGCTGTGGAAGCTTCGTCCACTATGTTCATCCAGCTGACCTCTGTGCCGTCAGCCAGCTTGATTTGTTCCTTGCCGTCTATTTGCCAGGTTTGGTGGGCTTGCTGGCTCCACCCCCTTTTTTTTCCGAAGCAACCCGCCCCTTAGGGCGCCCTGTCCCTTCTGCTGCCCACCACCGTTGCAGAGTCCGGGCGCTTGGCAGGGTTAAGCCAGGGTGTTTTGCCGACAGCTTGGAGTGGACATATTCAGCCCCCTGCATATTGTCGCGCACGCCCTCTACAGCATCGCGGATATCCTGGCCATAAGGAGATGTGCGCCCGCAGTTGTTGTGCTTGGTATGGAAGGCTGACTCGCCTTCCTTAAGGTACTTATACCATATTTTTTTTACAGCGCTTTCCGAAAGGCCTAGGTCCAAGGCTATGTCCATATAGCTGTCGCCTGATTGCTTGCGCTGGGCTATCTTGGCACGGAAATCGTAGGGTATTGGCTTTCCCATGATTGTTGGTTTTGCATTGGTGTCAAAGAACGAAAGGTACGGCTTTGCGTCGATATTTTTACCCCAAATTAACGTCGCAAGACACCCCGCCAGCGGGGGACATTTTCCCGAGTTTAGCGGTGCGTTCTCCCCCGCTGGCGGGGTCGGGGGGTGGAATTTATAGGTAAAAACCCATTATACCCACCCCTCGGTTAATTTACTGCATTTCAAACAACCTCAAATACCTCTCCGCCTGCTCCAGCAGCTCCTGCTCCCGCTCCTTGCGAGCCTGCTCGGGCGCCGGTTGCGGCTTCCAGTCCTCATCCAGCCAGTATTTCAGCTCCGTGCCGATGAAGATGAAGCGGGCGCCGGGCTGCGTGGCAAAGAAGAGTTCGCTGTTGGCGAAGTAAAAGGCAGAAAGCTCCCGGGCTTGGCCCCTTTCGCCCGCTACTGTAGCGGTGAGCCTCACCGGATTGCCCTCCTCCGTCCACAACTGGAGGACACTGGCTTCCTGCCCTTCTCCGGCGGGAAGCTCCAGGCGCTGCGGCTGGTATTCCCGCAGTTGCTGGTCGGTCGACAGGATCACTTTCTGTACCTCCTTGATGATGGCCAGCGTGTATTCCTCCGCCGTTTTGGGCGCCGGCTCGGCGGCTTCCCGCCCGGTATTCTGCCTGCAGGCGCCGGCCAGCAGCATAAGAACGGCAAAAAGTGGGATTGTTGGTTTCATAAGCCCTGATTTAAAGACAGGATGACAGGATTTTTTAGATTAACAGGATAGGTGCTCCTCCGTGGCTTACGGCAGTAAATCCTGTAAATCCTGTCATCCTGTCCATCTTTTAATCAAACGCCGCGACCACCGAAATTTCCACATTCACCAGCTTAGGCAGGTTGGCCACTTCCACCAGCTCGCGGGCGGGAGCGGTGGCCTCGTCGAAATAGGAGGCGTACACCTCGTTGATGCGCCCGTAGTTGTTGATGTCGGAAACGAAGATGCTGCATTTGACCACATCAGCAAAGGACAGCCCGGCTTCTTCCAGGATGGCCCGGATGTTCTCCATCACCTGCCGGGTTTCGGCCCCGATGTCATGGGTTACCAACTCTCCGGTAGCGGGGTTGATGGCGATCTGCCCCGAGGCGTATAGGGTGTCGTTGTGGATGATGGCCTGGTTGTAGGGCCCTACCGGCGCCGGCGCTTTGTCGGTCTTAACGATCTTTTTCATGTATTTTGTATTTGGCGGTTGGATGA
This genomic window contains:
- the trpS gene encoding tryptophan--tRNA ligase yields the protein MEQKKRVLSGIQPTGHMHFGNYFGAVKNWVDLQEKYDCVYTVVDYHAMTMPYDPRKLRENTWDLIFNLLATGVRAENLCIQSLVPEHAELCWILNCFTSYGPLTRMTQFKDKSAQSAGDSGDGFISAGLFDYPVLQAADILIYRADYVPIGKDQEQHLELTRNIAQRFNNQVGKEYFILPEPLFTKVLKVRSTADPERKMSKSLGPKHYINVFEEEQRLRKQVRSAVTDTGDTPEGEMSPGVENLFLLLDAAEKKETHGQLMAAYRAGELKYVDLKDAVADALAEISGVFRERKAELTANKKEVKNQVKASSAEIRKRAQETVREVKELTGLQNVRF
- a CDS encoding helix-turn-helix domain-containing protein, which translates into the protein MGKPIPYDFRAKIAQRKQSGDSYMDIALDLGLSESAVKKIWYKYLKEGESAFHTKHNNCGRTSPYGQDIRDAVEGVRDNMQGAEYVHSKLSAKHPGLTLPSARTLQRWWAAEGTGRPKGRVASEKKGGGASKPTKPGK
- a CDS encoding RidA family protein, which produces MKKIVKTDKAPAPVGPYNQAIIHNDTLYASGQIAINPATGELVTHDIGAETRQVMENIRAILEEAGLSFADVVKCSIFVSDINNYGRINEVYASYFDEATAPARELVEVANLPKLVNVEISVVAAFD